The genomic window CAGAAGCATTGGGGCATTTCTCCGTGTTTTGCCTCCTGTCTGTGCTGCCCTTGTTCTTGCCCTCAGAGCCTCTGGGGAGGAGGGTTTCAGCTGCAGGTCACATACTGAAACGTTGGCTCCTGCCCTGTAAACATGTCCATGGGAACAAAGTGCCCCAGCCCATCCTAAGCCGAGGGCTCTGGGCGATACAGTGCTTGGGGCCGGGGAATGAGCTGGCTCTGTCTGGTCACTACAGTTTTAGGCCATCCAACAGTCTCTCTGGGGTTGTCATGTTGGAAGATGCTGAACAGCCCTTCTGCATTACGAGTGCATTATATGTGACGTAAATTGTGATTTCACACCCTTTCCGTGGTACCCTCTGCTACACAGAAGGGCTGACCCCTCTGGAGCTGATGGGCAGAGGCCACTGCTCGTAGCAACACACTCAGCCTGCAcaagccagagctccagccagcGAGACGAGCAAGGACGGAGGTAATGTGTGTTTGGGTGGGAACAAGGAACAAGGCAGGGGAGTGTTGGCTAATACATAGAGATTTTCTCAAAGAAGCCTGTCCTAACTTCTCAGTGTGCTTTCCTCTttggacaggtccccatgccctgaggcagcaaatggccaacagcagctccatcacccagttcctcctcctgccattcacGGAcacatgggagctgcagctcttgcacttctggctcttcctgggcatctacctggctgccctcctgggcaacggcctcatcatcaccgccgtagcctgtgactgccgcctccacacccccatgtacttcttcctcttcaaCCTCTCCTTCcatgacctgggctccatctctaccactgtccccaaatccatggccaattccctctgggacaccagggctatttcctatgcaggatgcactgcccaagtgtttctgtttgccttcttgattacagcagagatttctcttctcaccatcatggcctatgaccgctacgttgccatctgcaaacccttgCACTATGGGacgctcctgggcagcagagcttgtgccaacatggcagcagctgcctggggcagtggttttctCAATGCTATggtgcacactgccaatacattttcactaccactctgccaaggcaatgccataaaccagttcttctgtgaactgccCCAGATCCTCAATCTCTCCTGCTCCAattcctacctcagggaagttggggttgttttggttggTATCTGTTTAACATctgggtgttttattttcattggactgtcctatgtgcagatcttcagggctgtgctgaggatcccctctgagcagggacggcacaaagtcTTTTCCACGTGCCttcctcacctggctgtggtctccctgtttttcagcactgccatgtttgcctacctgaagcccccttcCATCGCTTCCCCTTCCCTAGATCTGgtgatggctgttctgtactcagtggtacCTCCAACgttgaaccccctcatctacagcatgaggaacaaggagctcaaggatgccatTAGGAAAGTGATTTCATGGATGTTTCTCCATAGTGATaaacttcccttctctctgcacaaaTGACTCCCTAGGTATCTCATTCCAGGCctgtccttttgtcttttttattattatcgcTATCATCGTTAGAATTATCATCATTATCGTTATCACACTGTTATCATTATAATTTTCTGGtaatctgtggttattttgttcctACGCAAATGTTTAGCTTCAACTCATTTCTACTGAGAAATGAATCTGTTCTCCATCTTGGAGCCTGTATAAAGGTATGTTTAACACTggtcagagctgcctctctcataGGATGTCTGTAATAAAATGGGATCTCCGCAGTGCTCTGCCAGAAGGTTGGGCTCTTCATCCAAAGCTGGTGCCTGGAATCGGCATGAGCAACTGCTCCCCAAAGGgcctgttgctccatggattcaggaGCCAAGAGCTCAATGTCATGTTATGGCCTGTTAGAGACAGAGGGTTGGATTTAAGACTAACCCATTGGTGTCTGCTGACTGGAGATGGTGACTGGTCAGTGAATTACATTGCCATGTCTGTCCCACACACGACATgcagatgatgtccttaaggagggGAGTCTGGAGCTCCTTAAGAGCACGGGATATCTCCATGGACAGCATGTGCCTGGggcgggcagtgactggagccccacaaaagaagagattgcccaaggtggagtcacTGAAAGGGAAAGTACTAAATGCAGGTAtcttcaggaaaacacagactctGCAATCCCAGAGGAGGCCGTGGAGACCCAGCAAGCACGAGGAAGGGAGGCCAGAGCGTGATTTGTCTCATCCTCAGGCACAACCAAACACATCTACTCTTCTTGGAAAGGCACCATGGTCCCTTCAAGCACCTGCCACATGCACAGACCCTTAGGCAGGGGGATTTGCAGCCGTGATCCCTATACAGCTTGGGACCACATGAAGAGCACAAGGAGGGGGACAGGAGAGGCTGCCCAGATCAGAGTAAGGATGGGGAGAGGTCAGAAGGGAGGTGACCTGGGCTGGAAAATTGCCTCAAATAGAAAAATGCTGGCGTTCAGCTAATCCAAGGCAATGTCCAGACTCCGGGTCTGTCGCTATCCTACAGCATGCTCATGGTGCAGAGCCACaagtccttgctgtcctggtgctccaCCAGACCTAGGAAGTGGCTGAAGAAGGACTGGTGCCCCCAGTCTCTTAGTGCCGTAATCCTCCAGTGTGGAGCTGGCCACAACAGCCTGCCTGCATGGTCCTAGAGGATCCCAGTGAGGTCGTGCTTGGAGAGTAGGTTGTGATTATCGTTGGTCTGAGTAGGTGTGATGATCTGGGTGAGCAtcatgaagggaagggaagaacacGAGATCA from Mycteria americana isolate JAX WOST 10 ecotype Jacksonville Zoo and Gardens unplaced genomic scaffold, USCA_MyAme_1.0 Scaffold_37, whole genome shotgun sequence includes these protein-coding regions:
- the LOC142403518 gene encoding olfactory receptor 14C36-like, which gives rise to MANSSSITQFLLLPFTDTWELQLLHFWLFLGIYLAALLGNGLIITAVACDCRLHTPMYFFLFNLSFHDLGSISTTVPKSMANSLWDTRAISYAGCTAQVFLFAFLITAEISLLTIMAYDRYVAICKPLHYGTLLGSRACANMAAAAWGSGFLNAMVHTANTFSLPLCQGNAINQFFCELPQILNLSCSNSYLREVGVVLVGICLTSGCFIFIGLSYVQIFRAVLRIPSEQGRHKVFSTCLPHLAVVSLFFSTAMFAYLKPPSIASPSLDLVMAVLYSVVPPTLNPLIYSMRNKELKDAIRKVISWMFLHSDKLPFSLHK